From Chrysemys picta bellii isolate R12L10 chromosome 1, ASM1138683v2, whole genome shotgun sequence:
ttctaaacaaaatatGAATTAACACAAATGGTAGGAGCCCAGTTAAGAGTTTGCTCCGTGTTCCCTTGAGCAGTTTTATTTGCTGTTTTCAGAAGTTCATGATTCAACCCCGCACCTCTACATAAATGACCGCTGAAAGAGAGGTGCATCTGTACAGTCTAATAGAGTGACAAACTTGTTGCTAGATGAGAAGTTCTAATACAAAGTATTTTTccctcgtccaacatcttctTTCTCGTGCTCATTATGATACAGCTCTTACTGTGAAAACGTGGGAGGCTCTGAAAAGAGCCGTTGTTAATTATATATGGAGAGTAGAAAGACTCTAACCACCAAATCCGTACAGAGTGCGGCCCTGGCGTTTCAGAGCATATACCACGTCCATGGCTGTAACCGTCTTACGCTTAGCATGCTCAGTGTAAGTAACAGCATCACGGATCACGTTCTCCAGGAACACCTTCAACACGCCACGGGTCTCTTCATAAATCAACCCAGAAATACGCTTGACACCGCCACGGCGCGCCAAACGACGAATTGCCGGCTTCGTAATACCTTGGATGTTATCCCGAAGCACCTTCCGATGGCGTTTAGCGCCTCCCTTTCCAAGTCCCTTACCACCTTTACCACGACCAGACATGACTAAATGACCACTGCCCCCAACAAAAATGCAAAGTTCTCTGCCACCGAACTATACCAGTGACTGTGGGCTCGTCTCCCTATATACAATTAGAGCCGACCTAATTGAAAACCTTAAAGAGGCGGGTCTATGCTAGTTGtcttccccttcctttccccactgaCCTCTGTACAATGCTCATTCAGAAGAAAAGGGCGGGAGagcaatcccctcccccccccccccccccccgctcgccTTTGGCAGTAGACTGCTCCTTTTAAAATTCAGAAATATTTTGATTACAGATATATACATTTAGTTCTGTAGTATTTCCTGAGATTTTGTATTTATATACATTACTAAATCCTAACTAATTATTGGAATCCCAGATTTTCCAGCAATACTGGTCACTTTAAACTCCTTAAAATAAGAGCCACATTCCAAGTGTGCTTTTTATTTGTCATTGTTGTATTTTCACTTCGAGAGGATCTTCCAAAAAGTGCTTCACATCATGGCCTATTTCTTTTGAAAACACTCCTTAGATTTTGGGAGCAGATTGGATTTTAGCTGGAGGCTAAAATGGTGGATTTGGCTAACCTTTTCTCACAGGTCAatgagagccagggccggctccaggcaccagtcctccaagcatgtgtttggggcagcacctggaggggggcggcgtcacccggggagagtggggccccggccgggctctccgccctcctcccggcactccggctagtcggggagagcggggccgcggcagcGCTCGGCGCCCTCCcttgccgcgctccccgccgcgGGGCAGCagaaggcttttttgcctggggtggcaaaaaagccagagccagtgtATACACCTGCCCTGATGAGAACTCACACACTGTATATAGTTAAGGGGGTCATTCTTTAAGCTGGAGGGAGCATGTGACACACTGAGGTTCTGGAACTATGCATACTAGAGAGGCAGTGGACTTGATCTGTGTGGTTATTGACAGTCTTGGACAACAAAACACAGCTGTCCATAAAGGGCTGTACAGCTGGAGTACAGCTTTGCAGATACCACTTCAAAATGTGTAAAGCTGGAAAATGAATATAAAAGACACAGATAACCTTAAAGCTTCCAAATGCATTGGCCAAAAAATGTGTTCCACACTGGGCAAAAAGATGAAAAGTTTACAATCCCACAATTTAGAAGCTAGTGAGGCATTAGGAAATGTCCTATTCCACAATGAAAAACTGAAGCTGAGTGATTTAAGGAAGGGGATGTGAAGTTAAAAGGAGTTTTGTACTGATTAAGAACACTGCAGAGAGAAGAAGTTAGACAGTCGGGGGGAGTGCAAGTAttacattgttaaaaatgtaagtGTTAAAGGGAATGTtgatgacttttttaaaaaaggcatgtCGAGAGAAGAAATATCTACTAAGATcaatagaaaaaagaaaaagtaacatAGCCGCTAATATTACTGTCAGAAAAAGAACAGTTTAAGTGTAGCAGCAGCGGTACCTATATTGAAGCTGTCTGAAAAGAATAAGGAAATCAAAGCTGTATCAacatggactatttctaaaataaagcaattaacagagcccccacccccaaagttaTCTCACCTGTGAAAAATGTATTCAAAGctgatatataaaaataaaagttataagtaagtttatttaacaaagggaGGTTAAAGCTGTATTGGCCTGTGCTGGAGGTGACTGTGATGAGATCATACTGATGAGCttcctgtgacgggttgggtcacagaaacccccttgagagctgccacccgatgtgtaaagactacctctgcttctgttttccctgccagctcaggactccagcaccctgtcttgctgagccagacactcctgtctggctccaacacagactcagggtctgaatcacttgtcccaaagctgcaagtttacctgaaaacagctcacagtagtgtgcttgtctttagcactcagatgcccaactcccaatggggtctaaacccaaataaatccgttttaccctgcataaagcttatgcagggcaaactcataaattgtccgccctctataacactgatagagagatatgcacagctgtttgctcccccaggtattaatacacaccctgagtaaattactaaataaaaagtgattttattaaatacagacagtaggatttaggtggttccaagtagtaacagacagaacaaagtaagtcaccaagcaaaataaaatgcgcaaatctatgtctaatcaaactgaatacagataatctcaccctcagagatgcttcagtacgttttttctcagactggacaccttccaagcctgggcacaattctttcccctggtacagctcttgttccagctcaggtggtagctaggggattcttcatgatggctcctctctccccttgttctcttccacccctttatatatcttttgcataaggcgggaaccctttgtccctctgggtttccaccccccctcactggaaaagcaccaggttaaagatggattccaggtcaggtgacatgatcacatgtcactgcaagactcacttgccagcacacacatatacaggaagactcacaggtaaatacagccatctgcagacaatggtccttgttaatgggagtcatcaagattccaaaccatcattaatggcccacactttacataattacaataggtcctcagagttatattttatatttccagttttagatacaagagtggtacatttatacaaatgggatgttcacactcagtagattataagctttgtaatgataccttacaagagaccttttgcatgaagcaaattctagttacattatattcacttatatttttataaaaccatatagactgcacaacgtcacacttcCCACTTCTAAGTAACTGATCACCACTTGCTGAGTGTTTTGCCTTAAAGATTTGTTAGACCCATCTGCTGAGTAAGTGAACCTCAGTCCAACATACAGCTGTTCAAGTTTAGGTGCATTTGACATTTAGAGATGATAGGAGGCACTGCCAATCAACATAAACTCTGTATTAACCAAGATTTTGGGTAGTGAGTTTTCCTTGATTTTTGAGGAAgtggtggtagagagggggaaaTGACAGAGACAACTATGGGAGGGCATGAAGGATGTTTGTGGGTATACTTTAGTCTCCCCCTGTACCAGCTCTGGGCTCCTGTGCatcttgccccctgcccccagtaaAAGTGCGGAGGCCAAGGCGAAGAGGGAAGCTGGTAACTGAAGGGTTATGAGGAACAAATCAAGCAGCTGAAGACAAGGTAAACCCCAGATTCTTTATTCCTCTTTGGAGGCTGGTGAAGGGGAGAAGGACTCTGCACAGCCCTGTGAACAATCCATGGAGATAAATGTATTCTGATACATCAGCTCTGAAAAGGGTGAACTGCTCTGTTCTTCTCCAGCCTTGTTTTCGTCCACCCCTCAAAGTAATCCATACCCCCACCGCTTTTGTGGAATACCAAATTTCAAGACAAATGTCGTATGTACATGGATATTAGAACAATATGAATATTGAAATCAGGTCCATATTGGAGGAATAGAATAAAAGAATGCCTTACACAAATTATCTCACAATTATGAAACAAACCTGCCATAGCCCCTGATGCATCAAACTTATTTCCAAGACAATTCTCCATGTCTCTGGATTTTAGAGGAATTTGAATATTAAAATCACCTTCTTAGTGGAAGGGCTGTATATGAGGAACTTTTTGAATCATTGACCCCCAACATTTGTATAACAGAGTGTACCTCTGCTCCTCTTTTGATATACCTATATTCAAGATAATATTACCATGCATGTGGATTTTGaacattaaaaattaattggggggggggtataTTATCACCCACTGATCAAATAACCCCAACTTTGCCACACAATTTTTGCATTGTGAGGCATTGTTGCATCACACCAATTTCTAAGGCAATTTACCTATACATTTGGATTTTATAGAATTTTGAAATATGCAAACAAATCATTGGGATATGTTATATCTCAGGAATCCCTTGACTAACTGAATCTGAATTTGCTTTATATATGTTACCCAAATCCTGCTGCATGCCTGTGCACAACCCTTCATCATTCAGCTACCAGGTCTCGCAGCCTCCTGGCCACTCCATGCATACACCTGGGTCTACTACATACTGATGGGGCTCTGCACCCCAATAGGTAACATGGGAGCCTGTACAGCAGTCACAGGTGAAAGAACACCTGATGAGAAtgaatgaaaactgaaacaatagctctgatgTGTGAATTTCTCCATTAATCACCATGAATGTTCTTTTATCTCTTCCCTTGTCCCAGTGCCTGGGTGTTTGTGTTATATACTGCATCATATACagtatttgagagagagagagagagtcatttTAAGGGACAGACTAAAATAAACTCGGGGATTCATTAGGATACAGCTATTGTTGTTTCCAACAAGTATCTTTGGGCCTTGCTCACATCATAATGTGTGTGGGgtggaaaacaaaacacaaagaaacaaacaaataaaaaaacctctGACATTATTACCAGAATCTTCCCTGGATATTTAAGTAGACATTTGCTTATTACCTGTTGAAGGCTAATCAAATAGTAAATGCTGCCTTAATTTTATCTTTCACATTGTATTATCTTCTGTCACAGAAGCAGCTTCTTTAGGGAATGATTTGTGGACTAATTTTCACCAGCTTAAACCCAAGATCATCACAAGAAGTGACAACTGTTATTGTGGAATACAAAGAGAACATAAAGTTTCAGTACTTTGATTGTGAGTGCAAAGTAGGTTATAGATAATTCAGTCCTTTTCTGAAATGATTAGCTCtgagaaaagaaagagagagacactctctctctcaacagTCCCTTTAGCTGTTAAAAAGGAGTCAACATGAGTCATATTATATTAGTGCTACAGAACATATACAACAGTCTCCTGCAATTCAGATGACTAAATAAAGTGTTATCATTAATTATACCCGTTAAAGAAGCCAGCTTTACATAAGCTTAAATTAAGTAGAAGAAAATAATTTATTAACAGAATTTTCCCCTCTAGATAATGTTATCCCTATAGTTTGTTTATACTACAAAATTGTACCTTAATTGTTGTTCTAATCAATAATGCTGTTACCCTCTCCTGTAAAGAGACTAAAATACAAAATACTAATTAGCAAATTATTTGCctgatgcatttttaaaaggtacTTTAAAGGGAAAATACAAATAACATTAAAATTACTTTGAAACTGTACAATGGGCTAGTGTGCTTACCTTCAGTTGGAATATCTGGAATGGTAAAATATAACAATTATTCGCATAAATGTTCAGAGCATAAACATCCTTTTATAAGTATTTTAAAAGCCCTGCATGATTTTGTATGTGGCACTATTTCAGGAGAATTAAATGATTTTAGGAGGTAAAAGACATTGTTAAGGGAGCCAAttcttattcttgttttcaaaaCTCAGGGACAAGTTTGTGTTATTTCCTTCTCTTCAAAATTAATTTACACTGAGGAAATCCATTCATATAACTAGTTTTATACTCTGACTTGGAGAAAACGCCCTAAAGAGTAATATTTCATGGTGAATGTAATTCTATTGACAACTGTACCATTTTCATTTGTAAGTTTAAACAAGTTACCCAGTCCGGAGCTGTCTAGCGCTTCAGGATCCAAAGTTTATGGGCTCTTCTTTAACTCATCTTTATATTCTACAACTGAAAACTCTGTAGGCTGAAAATACCTTGTTTCCCCTTTACCCAGCTAAGAAACTGAGCGATTTGGTAGCAGATATTacgaaaaaaaattaactttttgaTTACAAAGAAACACATGCGAGGCCTTTTGCAATGAAATTGGGCGGGATCTTTACCTCACCAATCAGACCTCAGTTCGTCTCTAAAAATACCAGGCATCTGATCTGCTGCAGTTGTTTCTTTCTGTCCCAGGCCGTCAGATACTCAGCCAGTATGTTGGAAACGGCACCTATTGCCTTTCCCCCGTCACTGCTCCTGGGGAGAAATCCCTCGCCAAAAAACCGAAGAAGGCAGAAGGAGGCTCCAAAGCTCACAAACCCTCGGGTCCCAGCGTGACCGAGCTGATCACCAAGGCTGTGTCCGCTTCCAAGGAGCGCAAAGGGCTCTCCTTGGCCGCTCTTAAGAAGGCTCTGGCCGCCGGCTGTATGTACGATGTAGAGAAAAGCAACAACCGCATCAAGCTGGGGCTCAAGAGCCTGGTGAGCAAGGGCACCTTGGTGCAGACTAAAGGCACCGGCGCATCGGGCTCCTTCAAAGTCAGCAAAAAGCCTGATGTGACCAAGGAGAAGGCGCCGAAGAAAAAGCCTAAGAAACCTGCCAGCGCCGCCAAGAAACCCAAAAAGGCTGCGGCCGTGAAAAAGAGCCCGAAAAAAGCCAAGAAAGCAGCAGCTGCCACAGCCAAGAAAGCGGCCAAgagcccccaaaagcttacagccGCTAAGCCCACGAAAGTACCTAAGAGCCCGGGTAAAGCCAAAGCGGTGAAGGCCAAGTCTGTGAAGCCAACTAAACTTAAAGCAGCAAAGGCGGCGCCCAAGAAGTGAAACTGATTAAAGAGGAAAGGACTCTTCTCAGCCGAACAAACCCAATGGCTCTTTTAAGAGGCACACATCCCTTCCCCAAAGGAGCTGAAACATCGGGATCACTTACTTAATAACCTAACCGTGTCTCCCTTGAAGGGCAGAAACTCCCTTCTCACTTGGTAACAGAAGAGGACAGATACACGGCTCTGGGAAAGGGTATTTCTTAGTACGTTTCTTATCCTACCTCCTTCATATCAGCTTTAGTCCCGCGCTCTCGGAGAAAAATGCTAAAATGTTAGTGATCTATAGACAAAGGTCCCTTTTCTGACCTGGAAGGAGCGGGAATAGGGATCAGAGCCGCACTTTGCCGGGATTGGCCAGTGAGAACGcacactgcccccccctccccatttataAACGAGATTAAGCGTCTCGTACAGGCGTCTTTATCTATTTTGGCAAGAACATTTGAGAAGATCAGTGGCTACAAATTATTCCCCCCAGgaaatgtatttgttttccaATCAGATTTGTGGGCTATTTGGAACTCTACGCTCTTTTCAATCGGTATCGAAGCAGTGGAGAGAGGAACGCTGGTCATTGTTATTACACTTTGGCTATAATATATTTTTCATATAGATTCTAATCCATTCCCCACTTTTATGATACTTCTAAATTACTGTTTCCAAAGATGAATCGggaataaataaaaattctgttgTAGTTGTTTCACTCGTCTCAAAAAGTCAGATAATTTCAGCTCTTGCTTGTTAAACCCCTCGTCATTACGGTATGGCAAGCTACAAAGGGCGAGGAATGAGTCTGGCTTTCTTGTCTCGAGCAGCATTCCCAGCCAACTGGAGAATCTCAGCGGTCAGATACTCCAGCACCGCAGCCATATAGACCCGGACTCCGGCATCTACTCGCTCAGCGTAATAACATTTCCGAAGCAGACAGTATGCACAGCCAACTGGAAACTGCAGCTAAGAGCCAGACTTTTAGCCCGCCCTTTACCTGACTACTTTCCTCGGCCCGACATTATGACGCAAAAACTATTAAATGCGCctcactccaaaaaaaaaaaaaaaaaaaaaaaaaaaaaaagggagggaggggggcgggaggaaTGACACTTTCACACATTCcttttatcagggggtagccgtgttagtctgtatctacaaaaacaacaaggagtctggtggcaccttaaagactaacagatttatttgggcataagctttcgtgagtaaaaacctcactagTTGGcttgttgcatccgaagaagtgaggtttttactcacgaaagcttatgcccaaataaatctgttagtctttaaggtgccaccagactccttgttgtttttttacacatTCCTTTTATATCTCTTCTCTTTTTACAATAAAACGGTTTATGATAGGCTAAAAAGGTCACAGATCTGTCAACATCCCGTGGGGATGAGGATCT
This genomic window contains:
- the LOC101937964 gene encoding histone H4; the protein is MSGRGKGGKGLGKGGAKRHRKVLRDNIQGITKPAIRRLARRGGVKRISGLIYEETRGVLKVFLENVIRDAVTYTEHAKRKTVTAMDVVYALKRQGRTLYGFGG